Within Vicia villosa cultivar HV-30 ecotype Madison, WI linkage group LG1, Vvil1.0, whole genome shotgun sequence, the genomic segment CCAGTTTGATATGCTTAGTTAATGCTCTCACCTCGTGATGTCTAGATATATCACTGCATGTGAAACCTCAAAGACAGGCTTGGAGTTTTTTGCCAATGTAATTCTTAATGATATATTTTTCATATTCATTTATTTTCTACtgaaattcatttatttattttaattttttatcttaTATATAAAAGTTGTTAAGTCTTTTAACAATTTTTGattccaaaattttaaaaatactattttgtcattcttatttatttattatttattttaattaatttaattattttataatttttctttcaataattcattaatataaaaaatatctaaaattaGCAAACCACGTTCTCCATAAATGTTTTTCACCCATttctttattatttgttttatttagttattttataatttttgtttcaattattcTAACTACTTTTTCTTCTAattaatcattaataaaaaattaattaaaattagtaaacAACCATGTTCTCCATAATTTATGATACAACATCACACTTTGTAGCTCTTTTCTTTGCAGCCACAAATTATATGCCATTAGAAATTTTTATGTGATGAAGTAATTGTACATCAAATTAAGATATTTTTTGTTTATGCAAATCTCTTGATTCCTCTTTTTACGTTGCATTATTAATActgtaatcaattttattttaatttgtttgtcATACTAatataattagattttttttttacataagcTAACCATATCCCCCACTTCTAGATAGTTATGTAagtcttgattttttttattaatgactaaattaatttgatttaatttttttattaatgacaGTTAATTTGATTTACTGGAaatgtttcattttaattaataattaagcgGCTGTTTGAAATTATGAAATTCTATTctttgaaattatattttttggTTTATTATTGTTAGAAGTAATTCATATTTATAAGTTGTTGTTAGTCAGAAACAATAGCTTTTGAGACGGTTAGTTAGAAGCTTTTCTAGAAGTTATTTTTAGTTATTAACTTAGTTTTATAGGAACCAGAATCTTTAAAAGAAACGTCACAGGAAGTATTGAATTCAGCTGATATGGCACCTCTACGAAACATGAACAGCTTTTCAGATTCACTTTCTTCAACAAATATCGATGAAATGTGGTTATCACGGGCTGATTTAGTCCATCTCTTACGAATCAAACTTTTCGAAAACACATTCATATCCTCATGCCTCATGGCACAAATAATGCAAGAGCACGGAATTCCCATACGTTCAAAGAGTCCATAATCACATAAAAATACATTATCTATCTTATCAAGACAAACTGAGAATGACCCCTTTGAAGGTTATTCGAAGTATCATTTAGTGTGAAGTGGTTTTTACCTTGTCGAAAGGTATTAAAGTAAAATAGAGACAAGGATAAAAGACTTAGTGTATTTTAGGAGCATTTGGAAAGTAAGTTTTGACACTCACGTTGGTTGAATTTTGGCGCCTCGAACAGAATGAGATTAAAATTCAAAATGATtcgtataataatattttttttgaaatcacGGTCAATCTCATCTCTTCTTACAGCAAACCCATGATATTCTGCATATGTTTCATAAAACTCACAAGCTTTTTTCTCTGATTCAAATTTCATATCTCTTATATCATCATCTGAGATTTCACCAATATTTTTATGACCATCCAagtcctcttttccttcttcattATCCTCATAACTACCATTGCTCACTTCAACGTCATTAGCATCTCTGCCGTCATTCATGCTTGCTACACAGTTTGTACTATTTATGAATTGAATGTCTCCTTTACAATCGTTACTCCTATCGCATCTATTGTCTGCACCACATGAAAAAGTAACAACCTTAAGTGTTAGTATTCCAAAAGAAATCAAGaaaccaaaacaaataaaaagcaaaGTGCAAAGAACATAACAACTTCCTTAGTCCCGACTAGCATCGTCAATCTAAAGAACTATAGTACAAACAAAACTTAATTATTTATCTTGGAAATTAGTGACCTCTAGTGCAACATACCCCCTGGTAATAAATTAGCACAGTTACTCCAAATCTaccattaattttgttttaatttattggtCTAAAATTAACCTTAATTGTTCTCATATAACCAATCTCAAACGATATCTTCTTAAACCAGATCAAATCTTAAAATTCACTATTATAATATTAAACTAAATAATATTTcaggaaaataaaagaaatcacAAACTGCATATGACTAACCATATTCCATGAACTTGAATGGAAAGAATAGCAGCTAATAACAGTGTTGGTCTAGTCGGGTGCATGAGGCAGGGGACattaatgtctattttatttctgTGGTAATCTTGAAATGGCTTTCACTTGAGATTCTAAAACTAAAAATTGCATGAAAGATGTGGATAAAAAATTGTCACTACTGTTTCTGTTGTTATTATAAATGGTGGGAAAGTTGGGTAAACAGTGTAAGTTTATACCATTTGTTCTAGAGTGATGCTATATATATAGAGCGAAAAAGTTTTTCACGATTTTCACGAAAGTATACTTTTTATTTTCGGTTACTATTCTTTTAAATCAAGTCAGTCTCAGTTatattttaattcttaaaaattaataatacctTTTTGATAAGTGTGTCCTAGAACTAGGTCAATCAAACTGGTTTAAAAATTAATCATCAAACTCAGTTTGTTCTTATCAGATCAATCAATTTTCATTCTCAAATAAtttataaaagtattttaaaCATGAGAATTTGTTAGTGTAGGTAAGATGaaaatggaatatgaaaaccaTGGAAGTACCAACACATAACTGTCTTCTTTGAAGACTACCATGGAAGTGATAATCAAGGATTCATCACCTATGAAGTAGCGGTGGAAGCCATACACAGATAATTGACTAGCTAGAGTTTTACTTTGGAGAGATCTTTTTATTTAGAGAACTGCTATATGAATGTCCCAAAACTACCTTGTGTTTCTTTTTAATTGGTAAGTtagattttcaatattttttggtGAAGAATACAAAGTTAATTGAAAAGTTTACATATTCgttatttttcacaaaaatatattAGCTATATTCAGCATTCCCCTTTGTTCTATCTAGTCTCTTTTGTCCATCTTTAAGTGATTCCTATGCATTATTTAGACGGACATATCCATGGGTAAGCAAAGGCTATATGAGGGGTAGTTGTTATGTGGTAAAACTGAAAATGTTTAATAGAATCCATCCTTTAACATCACCTCACCTATGGTTTAACAACACAAGCTCAATAAATATGATTTATCACATCTTTTTGTATTAGGCTTATACAATACAGTAGTTGGTGGTGTCTTTATATTAACTTAGGAAATACTGAGAgtaaaataattatatagaacTGATTCTACATCCATTGCTCCTTAGACCCCGAACCCTATGTGCAACAAAACCGTAATGATAACTATGTCTTACTCGCAAAGCTCTATCTAAATTCATAGTTGTTGATTACCATGGTGGTTCCTGGCTTCAAATTTGTTCTCCTATCCACTCAAATTTACAAAATATAGAAAGAagatcatgttcatctttcttctacTCCCTTCCAATATGTTCACAAATTGAATACAGGAAGAAGAAAATTTATAGAATACATAAAGATTCACACAATAGATGttctatattattaatttattaacatGAAACAAATGCACAGTGCAATGGGATAGCTAACAGGAAACTTCATGTCTCTAATGTACAATTGCAATTAATTAACACAatcacttttaattaattaacacaatcACGATAATAAAAgcgaaaataaaaattgaaacaaTCAAATTCGTAAAGTTATTGAAAAAGATTTCAGATTGAAAGAGAAATAATAACTTACCAAAAACCGATCGGTAAAAGATGAACGGTAAGAAGAGTGGTGGGTTTTTGCGAGGAGGAAACCCAAAACCAGTTACAAGAGGATAGAAAGAAGAGTTTCTGAAAAGAAATTAActgaaaaaagagagagaaagtggGGGTGTTAGTGATAGCAATTAGAGTTACATGGAGAAAGAAGTTGTAGAGAAATTGGGGCTCGTGAAAGAATTTCCAGAAAAGAAATCACgaaaccaaaacaaacaaaaagcaAAGTGCATAGAATATAAAAACAGATGAGTAGCAGGTGtggagaaaataaataaatgactcatttgttttcaagttctGACCTTGATAATTCCTTGCTGCAAGTCCTTTTTTGGTTTCAACAGCTTCCTCAACTCCTATTCCTACAATCAATCAACGCCAACAAACACAAAACAGATTAACactgttataaaaaaaaattatttatcaaaaaaattgcAACTTTCTAGGGTTCAGTGGAAGAAGCATTGAAGAGAAAATGATGGATACTTACTGCATCAGAAGAAATGCTCAGACATGTGAACCACGAAGGGCGATTCGATAAAGAAGAGGTGTGACAGAAGGATGTGTCGCCGGTAACTGCGAGAGATTGTTTTCTGGCGTTCTATAAAGTGTGATTGCGTCGGTAACTGCGAGAGATTCTCTTATGGTATTCAATGAAGTGCTGTTGGAGAACTttagaaaaagaggaagaaggaagccagtCGGCGGTTGCAAAGAAGAATCTGTTTGAAAAGAATGAAAAttaggaaagagaaaaaagagaaaatgaaGTTGTTTGGGTTAATATTACAATTTctgtataatatttattaatataataattatttataataaaataatattaatattaataatataaattaagtgGACCAATCAAAATATTACATGTCACATGGGTACCGGTACCCCATAAAATTTGATGGGTACCGGAGTGCTGACCTAAAAATTTCTCCTCACTTTcttctcatttttatttttttaatattcttttcttacttttttcccttttattttacttttatggGATGTGGACATCATAAGTGGATGCAACCTAAAATTGTGACCGGCAAGCTGATGATGACATTTACATCAAGAACAGTTGgggtaattattttaaaatagttttacacctttgtttaattaaaactaatatcCTATGTCATAtgaataatttgaaaatatttttttggtttgcCGGAATACCCTTCTTTGgtgtataattattttaatgttgTGTATTCTCTcttaaaattatagaaaaatcCTATGAAATATCTATAAGATGGACGTATATATAACAAGATTATGAATTATTGAAGCTATAGGAGAGTAAGCATCGGGAACCAATCAAGAAGTCGCAGAGTAAAAACGTGGTCAATTCCTTCAACCACAAAAAAAAAACGTCATCAGAAGACGTGGGACGATGTAAAACATCAGCTTTTTATTATAATGAATTCAAAAAAGCAAGTGCCCATTTTCTAAGAAGTGATGATGAACGTGTTTGGCGAGACCATTAATCACAGTAGAGTCTCTTTTTTTATCATTCTTTACCTTTCAAGATAATCTATTTATTCATCCACCCAATTCCCGTTTCTATTCATAATTTCATATTAACCACCGCAATATAACCGATCTATGATTGTTTCTGAATCTTCAAACAACATGCAGCTGCAATTGCAAGGTACTTACTTATTTTGGTTAAGGCATTTACACAAACACGTTATGGTCAGTttatattttgttaatttttgtgATTGATTCTCAGATGGTAGTGTTGGTAATGTGATGAGCAACCTCGCACATGTTATGGCAGCCTCCATCGTCGGATTAATCGGCGAGAATTCAGTGATGGTAGACCAGCAGAAGATCATTCCTTACTTACATCAAACGGAGTCGGGCCATGTTGCCAAGCTTGAGAGTTTCTCTCACTATGTTGGTAACTTCTTCTTCTTTGCCCTCAATTTCTCTAGCTAGTTAATTACTTAGTTACTTTACTTTTACTTTGTTTTGTTCTGTTTAGTTCAGTACATGTTTACATTGGCCGTGAATTTGATGAATTTGTGTTGCTACTATGAGTTTATTGAAACTTCAAACAAGAGAGTAAAAAAAGGTCGTAGGAATAGAAGAATATGATGAAAGTCTCGAAAGTGTAAGTTTTATTGTCGAATAATTGATACCATGGCTACTTGTACATTTGTCTTTGCAGCTAGGCAAATGGGATTTGTAGATGCTGGCGAGGTTCCAGAGTTGTGCAGATTGGCACAGGACTACTTGAGAAACTCGGAAGGGTGTAAAGAAAGTATATATCAATATGTAGCAAATGGAGAGGACCCTAATGCACTATATGCAAAATTGATTGATGAGTTTGAAAGATGCATCCTCAGTTATTTTGCTTTTCATTGGAACCGGGCTTCATTTATCATTAGTCAGGTAAATAATTCTTTAATGAAAACaccaattcatttatttaagaaagaattttttagTTTGGGAAATATAGTAACTAGAAAGTTGGTACATGCTTTTGTTTATTTGACATAGATAAATGTATGTTAATATGTTTATGTTTTAATTGTCTTAATCATAGGTATTAAGTACTCAGTCCCAGacgaaaataaatctcaaaaaaATTCTTTTGGCAGCCACAAGGTAAATTTATATCtaattttgagtttatttttGATGCAATGTTTCTTTTAATAACAATGAGAACCTAAGCCCGGATTTTGATGCAATGTTAGTGTAAATATTTTAACACCGTAAATCGATTATAGTAAACAGTATCCGTGTTTTTTTAAGTAATTATAATCCAAGCCAAACAACGTTTATGATTATTAGACTAAGTGTAAATTTCCTTAAACAACGTTGATGCAATGTTTCTGTTTGAGATATTAATGATTAATGCTGAATAAGTTATAGTAATTAAATATGGTGCTATTTTATGTTTATAGGGAACATAGGTTTGAGAGAGTAACAAAGAAACTAAAGGTGGCAAGAGTGTTCTCTACATTGGTTGAAGAGATTAAAGCAATAAAGGGCGACTCTCAAAGTTGTGATGTCAAGGTCCCCATTCTCCAGAGTGAGCGGAGTCCAGTGTTGCTGCTTATGGGTGGAGGCATGGGATCTGGAAAAAGCACTGTTCTTAAAGACATTCTTAGAGAGTAATTATTACCTTAACTCTACTTCTTCCATATAATAGATCATTGTTCATTCCAATTGTTGCAAATGATATGAACCATGTCTAcccaaaataagaaaaaaatgatCTTATGACATGTGTTAAATTTTGGCACCCTTCACCTTTTTTCCTTGTTTCTCCCCTAATTAAATGGTTTTGGCAGATCATTTTGGTCAGAAGCTGCTTCAAATGTCGTGGTCGTTCAAGCAGACGCTTTTAAGGAGAGTGATGTCATATATAGAGCTCTTAACTCTAATGGTCACCATGATGAAATGCTTCAAAGTGCTGAACTGGTATGCTTCTATTGTCTGAAACTTTCATGTTACTATTTTCAGTGTATTCCCTAATTAGCTTGTCATCAAAATCTTAACAGGTGCATAAGTCTTCCACTGATGCTGCATCATCTCTGCTAGTGACAGCTTTAAATAAGGGGCGAGATGTGATCATGGATGGTACCTTAGCATGGGAACCTTTCCTAGAGCAAACTATTGCTATGGCAAGAAATGTTCACAAATATACGTATCGAATGGGGCCAGGATATAGAGAAGCTAAAGATGGAACAATTACTGAAAATTACTGGGAGCAGGTGAATGAGGCAGTAGAAGAACACCAACCAGAGGAAAATTATAGAACGGAACAGCACACTCGAAAGCCTTACAAAATTGTGCTAGTCGGTATGGTTTGTGATGCCTATCTTGCTGTCGTTAGAGGCATTAGGTAATAATTGCCTGCGAATTCAGCTAACTTGCTAAATTGTAAATGGATTTTGTAGATATGATAGTTAACATTTTTCGTTGAAATTTCGACAGGAGGGCTATCGTGACAAAAAGGGCAGTGAGGGTGAAATCACAATTGGAATCTCACAAAAAATTTGCTAATGCCTTTCCAAGATATTGCAAACTTGTTGACAGTGCTAGGCTCTATTGCACAAATGTTGTTGCTGGTCCACCAAAGGTAACAAACAATTTTGCATAATATTTTTGATGGAGTTGTGGATTTTACACTTGATTAGCATTAACATGGCAAAAGGGTAAACTTAGTTGTACTGCATATTACAGATAATAGAGTGGAAGAATGATTCCAACAACCTGCAAGTGGATCCTGAAGTTCTCAAATTGTTGAATACGATAAGCAATGTGAATACTGAAGCAGGTTCCATCTACGAACTATATAATGAATACAACTATACTGTCAGACCTGGTTCTGTTTGGAATGACATTGTTCTTTCTCCTTCAAGGTCAAATGATAAGAAAGAATTAAGGGAATCCATTCAGAAAATAGAAAAATCCATTACAAAACAGGAATCCATTCAGAAAATAGAAAAATCCATTACAAAACAATAACTACTTCCTTCATCCCTTTTTATAATGTGTCTCAGAAAAGTGATTAAGGTCTTTATAAAAGGGGATGGAGGGAATAGATGTTTTTTTATGGACTTTTCACATATATTAAGGAAAATTTTCTGTAATTAGTGTATATATTTTGTATTTGACTTTACTGAACTGCCTGTTGACTGTTGTATATAAATGTATCCAAtacttttttgcaaaaaaaaatcaatattgacTTTTTATTTGATGAATAGTCATTTAAAATATGGACTCTTCTCTTTCTAACcaatcattttttaaattatttattataaatatgaaatattttatattttataaattcttttttttttttacaattttttagatttaaaatttGAGTTTCTTAATACACCCTTATGGGTGCTTAGGGGTCCTTGGTGAAATTCGTAATATCTCATtgattcgaatatgcatatccgaactcATTacatttcagtttttttttttttatcaaataggttCGGAGATGTATATACGAAGGTAACAAATGAGAGCTTGCGGACACATCTGAAATAAACACTGACTACCAAACagaaacaaaaatcttaaaaccAAAGCAACCTAACATAGGTTTAACATAGATATTTGAAATTACATAGAAAGTGGAACAGAAATTTAACATTACATATTGTTATAAACAGGTAGCTGAGGACGTtccaacattttgataacatcttcTCCCGATCTTTGAAGCTTCGCATCAACTTCAATCGGACCCTTAGTAGAGTATCAGTGAAAAGTACTCCACATAACCTTTAAATCGTCATCCGTCTTCAGTGGAAACTGGGAGAACTTTATCTTTTCTTCAGTGTCAAGTGAGGGTGAATGATATTCGAGCTTGACCACCTTTCGATTTTCTGGATATTGCAGGTGAGAATTCAGTATGGTACTCAGCTCAACGAGAGGCGTGTCCTCGGAGAATCTAAATTGAAGTGACGACATCTCACCGCTGAAGTAGACAAAAGCAAGGTGAGGAGATGTTTGGCTCATATGTATTAGTGGTGTGTGAAGTTGAAGAAATGGTTTGGAGACCCTATTTATAGAAGATTTGGAGCAATTTGGACCCTAGAACTTGTATCCTACCACCAGGACATGGTTCTGATATTAACCTTCAAATTCACCTTTTTTTTACGAAatagtggtgttttcggagatgtatttccaaAACACCTTGAAAATTGATTTAGGGtgccttcggagatgcatcttcgaagaatatttttcaaattttcagaGGTTTATTTCACCCCTCTAAGGGTGTATTAAGAAATTCCCTAAAATTTTGATACCTAAAGCTAATCTTAGACGATATGGCCCTTTATAAGATAGGGTTGTATAGGCCATGTTTATAAGATAGGATCGTACAACATAACATAATAGAAggtaggatttgaaaaaattCCTTTTAATAATGCGAAAAAATTTGCTAGTGCTTTTAAAAATTCAGTATAAATTTTTATCGGATTATTCAAAATATCCAGTGTGTGGTTTTGGTTTATTGAAAATTGCGAAAATTCGATATACCAAATATTTTTCCAACCCTTAAAAATTCAATAGTAATATTTTTGTGTGGTTGTGATTGTACCGATACTTTTATAGGGTTGTAATTGCACCCGCACTTTATGGGAATTTATCATTGTGATGTCAGCATGTCCAAACATGTCTCTTAAATTCCATAATGATAgattatttgattattatgaTCATTGAATGACATTCAATTGTGTCTACCTCTCTTGTCTCATATCAGGGTGAAGGAATCGTAATATTTTGACCTTCAGTTTTCCATCTatcattttaaaagttgaaatatTCTAATAAAATTAATGTTATCACTCCTTCATTAATAAAATTGCGTaatcattttatttgtttaacATTTATTTGGTTTAGGCGAGTTATATTCTCGAACATGTTTGTATGGGTAATAATGTTTTTGTAGATGCATTATTTTCCGGT encodes:
- the LOC131644333 gene encoding calmodulin calcium-dependent NAD kinase-like isoform X1, with the protein product MIVSESSNNMQLQLQDGSVGNVMSNLAHVMAASIVGLIGENSVMVDQQKIIPYLHQTESGHVAKLESFSHYVARQMGFVDAGEVPELCRLAQDYLRNSEGCKESIYQYVANGEDPNALYAKLIDEFERCILSYFAFHWNRASFIISQVLSTQSQTKINLKKILLAATREHRFERVTKKLKVARVFSTLVEEIKAIKGDSQSCDVKVPILQSERSPVLLLMGGGMGSGKSTVLKDILRESFWSEAASNVVVVQADAFKESDVIYRALNSNGHHDEMLQSAELVHKSSTDAASSLLVTALNKGRDVIMDGTLAWEPFLEQTIAMARNVHKYTYRMGPGYREAKDGTITENYWEQVNEAVEEHQPEENYRTEQHTRKPYKIVLVGMVCDAYLAVVRGIRRAIVTKRAVRVKSQLESHKKFANAFPRYCKLVDSARLYCTNVVAGPPKIIEWKNDSNNLQVDPEVLKLLNTISNVNTEAGSIYELYNEYNYTVRPGSVWNDIVLSPSRSNDKKELRESIQKIEKSITKQESIQKIEKSITKQ
- the LOC131644333 gene encoding calmodulin calcium-dependent NAD kinase-like isoform X2 codes for the protein MIVSESSNNMQLQLQDGSVGNVMSNLAHVMAASIVGLIGENSVMVDQQKIIPYLHQTESGHVAKLESFSHYVARQMGFVDAGEVPELCRLAQDYLRNSEGCKESIYQYVANGEDPNALYAKLIDEFERCILSYFAFHWNRASFIISQVLSTQSQTKINLKKILLAATREHRFERVTKKLKVARVFSTLVEEIKAIKGDSQSCDVKVPILQSERSPVLLLMGGGMGSGKSTVLKDILRESFWSEAASNVVVVQADAFKESDVIYRALNSNGHHDEMLQSAELVHKSSTDAASSLLVTALNKGRDVIMDGTLAWEPFLEQTIAMARNVHKYTYRMGPGYREAKDGTITENYWEQVNEAVEEHQPEENYRTEQHTRKPYKIVLVGMVCDAYLAVVRGIRRAIVTKRAVRVKSQLESHKKFANAFPRYCKLVDSARLYCTNVVAGPPKIIEWKNDSNNLQVDPEVLKLLNTISNVNTEAGS